ATGACTGATGAAGTTGTCACGCTGGACGGCAATCATCCGCTGGCTGGAACCGCCCTCAATTTTACAGTTTCTGTCATCGACGTCCGGGATGCAACCGAAGAAGAGCTGGGACAGTTCCAGTCAATGATCAACTGTTGCTCCGCCGGGTGCGATTGCGAGGAGGAATCCCACCACCACGGAGGCTGCGACTGCGGCTGCGACTGCTGAGAAACCTCTGATCAAGTGCTTATCAACCCCCTAACCCCCAATCTTGGGGGAAGAGGGGGAATTTAGGGCACCCCCCTAAAACCCAGGCAGAAGGTATCCTGCACTATCTAACCAGAGGCCCATCGCCGAATTATCCCTTGAGGCCGCATATCTGATAAATGCGCTCGATGTCCAAGCTCTGCCGCACCAGGTCGGCGAGCTTGTTGTATTGCTCGTCTCCGGATGGCAGGTCAGGCGGCGCTCCCGATATCTCATAGCTCGGCTTGATATTTCGGAGCAGCGCCCTTCGGAACCGTTCATTATCGAAAAGCCCGTGCAGGTAGGTGCCGAAAATCATGCCCTCGTTTCCCACCGCGCCATCCGGGTGGCTTTTTTCTGAATCCGATCTTTGGATAATCTCAAAAGCCGGAGCGGTGCTTCCGCGGCGAGACTGCCCCATGTGAATCTCATAACCCGTCAGTGTTTCGCCTTCCAGTCCCCGGAACAGACCCTTTCCGGCTACGATTTTGGCTTTGATCTGATGAGTGGTTTTCGCGCTCTCGAAATCCGTAACGATATCGAGCAACCCCAATCCTTCCACCTGTGAGTGCTCCGATTCGATTCGCTCAGGGTCGTCGATCCGCCAGCCCAGCATCTGAAAGCCGCCGCAAATGCCGATAACCGGCGTTCCCGACCTGGCCTTTTCCACGATCGCACTAGCCAGACCCGTTCCCTTGATGTGGGAGAGATCGGAGATGGTGCTCTTGCTGCCGGGTATGATGATAAGATCAGGGTTATCCATCTGCCAGGGCATGGTGATATAACGAACTCTTACCCCAGCCTCTTGCTGCAAGGGTTCGAAGTCGGTGGAATTGGAAATCCGCGGTAGATGCACCACTGCAATGTCAATCCCGGTTTTTCGGTCCCATTCCGAAATGGGCTCCCGATAAATGGAGTCTTCTTCGTTGATCATGATGTCGTGATAGTAGGGAACAACGCCGAGGACAGGTATGCTGGTGCGCTCTTCCAGATAGTCAAGCCCCGGTTTGAGAATGGAGACATCGCCGCGGAATTTGTTGATGATGAAACCTTTCAGGAGGCTTGCTTCCTCTTCTTCCAGGAGCACAACGGTACCCATCAGCTGGGCAAAGACACCGCCCTTATCGATATCCCCAACCAGCAGAACCGGCGCCTGGGCCAGTTTAGCAATGGACATGTTCACGATCTCGAATCGCCGGAGGTTGATCTCGGCCGGACTGCCCGCCCCTTCGATGATGACAATATCGTATTCGTCTCGCAGGCGGTTGAGGGACTTTTCCACAATGGGGAAGAGTTCGGGAGTGAGTTTGTAGTAATCGTAGGCGCTGGTAGTTGTAAAGGGTTTCCCCATCACTACCACCTGTGCTCTGGCATCCGCCTCCGGCTTAAGCAGCACCGGGTTCATATCCACCGTCGGCTCGATGCCGGCTGCCTCGGCCTGAACCACCTGGGCTCTCCCCATCTCGCCGCCGTCTCTGGTCACGAATGAATTCAGCGCCATGTTTTGCGACTTGTAAGGCGCTACCCGAAAGCCGTCCTGGTGCATGATCCGACACAAAGCAGCCACCATGATGCTCTTGCCCACCGAAGAGCCGGTTCCCTGAATCATCAATGTTCTGCCTCGCATTCTCACCCCTTTATTTTCAAAGGAATACCGGCGACCATGAAATAGACCTCATCGACATGCATGGCCATGATCTGATTGGCCCGCCCCAGGAGGTCCCGATAGAGTCTTCCCAGCCGGTTTTCCGGCACCAGTCCCAGGCCAACCTCGTTAGAAACGATGATGAAGACGGCATCGTGCTTTTGTGTGAGTTCGATCAAGGATTCCACCTCGGCTGTGATCCGTTTCTCGGCCTCCTGCATATCGATCTCCGGGGAATCGGAAAACCCTCGATCATCTCCCAGGAACAGATTAGTGACGAGCAGCGTCAGGCAGTCAATCAACACCACCTCTGAATCCGCTATGTGCTTCTCGATCCCGGCGGCGATATTCGTGGGAACCTCCAGGGTTTTCCAGGATCGAGGCCGTTCGCTCTTGTGTTTAGCGATTCGGACGCTCATATCCTTATCGAGCGGTTCGGCTGTTGCCACAAAGAGAATCTTCTTGCTGATAGTGCCGGCCATCTCCTGGGCCAATCGGCTTTTTCCGCTGCGGGCCCCGCCGAGAATCAGGATGCTTCTCTTATCCACGCCAATACCTCATGCCTTTCACTGAATCGCTGAGCAAAGGGCCATCTGATCAAGTGGTGCAGGATTTCTCCTGCCGGGGGCTCGGGGGTGTCCCCCGAAATCCTCATCCTTCCCCCATGATTGGGGATCAGGGGATTGACTATGATTTGATCAGAGCTTCCTTGGATTTCTTTACATTCGTACGCTACACTACGGACAATCCGATGTCAACGCCATTCCAGGGCAAGATGGGGGACAGCCTGCACAGAGGATACGGGATGCCCCCGTTCTTTTCTAAAACAGTTTTCTGCTAGGATGAGCTACCTGAGTTAAACACCATGCAATACACACATTACCACTGGCCAGGGAACGAGCCGATGAACCAAGTGAGGAACTCCGCGCTGGCAGATGCAGCACCTGTTAGTTGGCGTCACTCGCCGTGGCTACAGAGGTATGTCCCGATTGCTCTGCTGACGACAACCGGCCTGATGGTGACTGCGGTTATTTTTCGAATGGTGGAGGAATCGGAATGGGAAGTGGCAGCGGCAGGTGTGGCCTTTACTGCCCTATTTGCCGCTTACCTGGTGATACTGACAGGCCGTACCGCCGAAGTCGAAGGAATGGTAGCCAGGCGCACCATAGAGCTGGAAATGGAAATCGGCGAGCGTAAGCAAGCCGAGGCAAAGATTCAAGAACAGTATGTTGATATCCAGATTCACACACTAGAACTGGAGGCAGCAAACGATGATCTGCGCCAGACGCAGCAGAAACTCCTTGAAGCCAATCTGAACCTCGAGAAAAAGGTCAAGGATCGAACAGCCGAATTGGAGGCCGCCAACGACGAGCTGAAAGCATTCACCTATTCCGTCTCTCATGACCTCCGCGCGCCTCTTCGCCATATCAATGGATTCTCCCGGATTCTGCTGAACGAATGCCAGGACCAATTACCTGAATATGCCAAATCCTACCTTCTCAAGATTGGCGACAGCGCATCCAGTCTAGGCGCTCTGGTGGATGGGCTATTGAATTTGTCAAGAATCAATCGTGAGAACATCATCATTAAAAGGGTAGATTTGAACGGGATTCTCGATGAGGTAATAGCCGATCTTCGCTCTGAAACGGCAAGTAGAGACATCAATCTCAAAATTCAGCAGCTTCCGCAGGTTGAGTGTGACCCGGTGCTGATCAAGCAAGTGCTGGTGAATCTCCTTTCAAACGCGATCAAGTTTACTCGGAATACTAAACGCACGGTTATTGAGGTGAAGCCTTTGCCGGATGCCAAACCCGGGTTTATGGTCCGAGACAATGGTGCCGGGTTCGACATGGAATATGCCGATAAGCTGTTTGGAGTGTTCGAGCGCATGCATAAGAAAAGCGATTTCGAAGGGAATGGCATCGGCCTGGCGACAGTCAAGCGGATTGTAGTCCATCATAACGGCCGGGTTTGGGCCGAAAGCACAGTCAACAGAGGTTCCACATTCTATGTGGAGTTGCCCGCACCGCCCGCGAAAGAACTCAAGGAGGAATAGGAAAATGGAAGATGCTCGTGTATTGCTAGTGGAAGATGACCCCAACGATGCGGAACTGGTTATTCACGTACTCAAAAAGAACAACATCGCCAAAGATATTCATGTGGTTGGGGACGGAAAGGAGGCTTTGGACTTCCTGTTCTGCCGGGGAGCCTATTCGGGAAGGAATTTCGCCAGCCGCCCGGATCTGGTCATCCTCGATCTCAAACTCCCCCATGTATTCGGACTCAAGGTGCTCCAGGAGGTCAAAGAAAACGTCTTCACCAAGCCGATTCCCATAGTTGTGCTGACATCCTCTGATATCGATTATGACATAACGAGTGCATATGAGCTGGGGGTGAACAGCTATATCCAAAAGCCGCTGGAATTTGAGAAGTTCCAGGAAGCAGTGAAGATGATCGGGCGATACTGGTTGGACTTCAACAAGCGGCCGATCTACAAGCGACCGGTTTCAAGCGAAGACAGCCGAATGATACTGACTGGCGTCAAATGATGAGCTGATCCATTTGACCTTTTATGAAAAGGCTCGTTTGCTGTGCATGACATCAGAAATCGATCGTCATACCCAATATGGCGATCAATTTCTGATGGGTGCGGACGACGGTATTTGACTCACTTCGATTTTTCGCCTCGCTCGACGAAGCCTCCTTTCGATGATCTGATCGAATCACCTCCCCTCCACGTTTTGGGAGAACCCTCATTGTTGATGTTCCGCTACACCATCGTGGTATAATGATGCAAATAATACTGTCTTCAGCCCATGAGTAGCATATGTCGGTGAGCGTTTTTGAACCCAGGGTAGTCGCCTTTTGCTGTCACTTCTGCGCCTATTCGGCTGCCGATCTGGCAGGCTCGATGCGCCTGGAATATGCCCCGAATGTTCGCATCGTGAAATTGATGTGCACCGGGAAAGTCGACGCCCTGCTGCTGCTTAAGGCCTTCGAGGATGGCGCAGACGCCGTGTATGTGGCTGGTTGCGAAGAAGGGGATTGTCACTTTCTGGAAGGGAATCTGCGGGCGACCAAACAGGTCGACCGCGCCCGGAAGATGCTGGAAGAAGTGGGAATCGAAGGGGATCGATTGAGAATGTATCCCATCGGCGCATCGGATGCGCCGTCATTCGCCGCTGCTGCTAACGAGATGACCGAGAAAGCGCGGCAGCTTGGCCCGAGTCCGTTAAAGAAGGAAGGCTAAGATGATCGTAGGGGAAAGAAAGCCGTTTAACGAAATCAGGGCGATGCTAGAAGGCTACAAGAAAGTGCTGATCCTCGGATGCGGCACTTGCGTCAGCGTGTGCATGGCAGGCGGCCAGAAGGAAGTTTCACTTCTGGCTTCTCAACTGAGGATGGATGCTAGGCTCCGCAAAACAGAGATGGTGCTGGGCGAGAACACCATCCAGCGCCAGTGCGACCGGGAGTATATTGAACCGATTGTAGAACAAGCCGGAAACTACGATGTTGTTCTCTCAATGGCATGCGGTGCCGGAGTGCAACTGCTGGCAGAGATGTTGACACCGCTGCCTGTGGTTCCCGCTCTGAACACCACCTTTCTTGCCGTGGCCGATAGGGAAGGCACATGGCTGGAGCGTTGCCGGGGGTGTGGGAACTGCATTCTGGCCGATACCGGAGGCATCTGCCCCGTAGCTCGATGCGCCAAGAGCC
This Dehalococcoidia bacterium DNA region includes the following protein-coding sequences:
- a CDS encoding methylenetetrahydrofolate reductase C-terminal domain-containing protein, which produces MIVGERKPFNEIRAMLEGYKKVLILGCGTCVSVCMAGGQKEVSLLASQLRMDARLRKTEMVLGENTIQRQCDREYIEPIVEQAGNYDVVLSMACGAGVQLLAEMLTPLPVVPALNTTFLAVADREGTWLERCRGCGNCILADTGGICPVARCAKSLFNGPCGGSKEGKCEVSLDIPCAWQLIYDRLSDLGQLSQMEIIQPIRDWRPSDSGAPRSIVREDAIGVSGEKA
- the cobU gene encoding bifunctional adenosylcobinamide kinase/adenosylcobinamide-phosphate guanylyltransferase, whose amino-acid sequence is MDKRSILILGGARSGKSRLAQEMAGTISKKILFVATAEPLDKDMSVRIAKHKSERPRSWKTLEVPTNIAAGIEKHIADSEVVLIDCLTLLVTNLFLGDDRGFSDSPEIDMQEAEKRITAEVESLIELTQKHDAVFIIVSNEVGLGLVPENRLGRLYRDLLGRANQIMAMHVDEVYFMVAGIPLKIKG
- a CDS encoding ATP-binding protein; translation: MNQVRNSALADAAPVSWRHSPWLQRYVPIALLTTTGLMVTAVIFRMVEESEWEVAAAGVAFTALFAAYLVILTGRTAEVEGMVARRTIELEMEIGERKQAEAKIQEQYVDIQIHTLELEAANDDLRQTQQKLLEANLNLEKKVKDRTAELEAANDELKAFTYSVSHDLRAPLRHINGFSRILLNECQDQLPEYAKSYLLKIGDSASSLGALVDGLLNLSRINRENIIIKRVDLNGILDEVIADLRSETASRDINLKIQQLPQVECDPVLIKQVLVNLLSNAIKFTRNTKRTVIEVKPLPDAKPGFMVRDNGAGFDMEYADKLFGVFERMHKKSDFEGNGIGLATVKRIVVHHNGRVWAESTVNRGSTFYVELPAPPAKELKEE
- a CDS encoding response regulator; the protein is MEDARVLLVEDDPNDAELVIHVLKKNNIAKDIHVVGDGKEALDFLFCRGAYSGRNFASRPDLVILDLKLPHVFGLKVLQEVKENVFTKPIPIVVLTSSDIDYDITSAYELGVNSYIQKPLEFEKFQEAVKMIGRYWLDFNKRPIYKRPVSSEDSRMILTGVK
- a CDS encoding hydrogenase iron-sulfur subunit is translated as MSVFEPRVVAFCCHFCAYSAADLAGSMRLEYAPNVRIVKLMCTGKVDALLLLKAFEDGADAVYVAGCEEGDCHFLEGNLRATKQVDRARKMLEEVGIEGDRLRMYPIGASDAPSFAAAANEMTEKARQLGPSPLKKEG
- a CDS encoding cobyric acid synthase → MRGRTLMIQGTGSSVGKSIMVAALCRIMHQDGFRVAPYKSQNMALNSFVTRDGGEMGRAQVVQAEAAGIEPTVDMNPVLLKPEADARAQVVVMGKPFTTTSAYDYYKLTPELFPIVEKSLNRLRDEYDIVIIEGAGSPAEINLRRFEIVNMSIAKLAQAPVLLVGDIDKGGVFAQLMGTVVLLEEEEASLLKGFIINKFRGDVSILKPGLDYLEERTSIPVLGVVPYYHDIMINEEDSIYREPISEWDRKTGIDIAVVHLPRISNSTDFEPLQQEAGVRVRYITMPWQMDNPDLIIIPGSKSTISDLSHIKGTGLASAIVEKARSGTPVIGICGGFQMLGWRIDDPERIESEHSQVEGLGLLDIVTDFESAKTTHQIKAKIVAGKGLFRGLEGETLTGYEIHMGQSRRGSTAPAFEIIQRSDSEKSHPDGAVGNEGMIFGTYLHGLFDNERFRRALLRNIKPSYEISGAPPDLPSGDEQYNKLADLVRQSLDIERIYQICGLKG